The following are encoded in a window of Arachis duranensis cultivar V14167 unplaced genomic scaffold, aradu.V14167.gnm2.J7QH unplaced_Scaffold_165934, whole genome shotgun sequence genomic DNA:
- the LOC127743943 gene encoding transcription factor bHLH49 isoform X1, which yields MGDRENFEVDRDRDRVNYSTSMASDWRFGVGNFANSMVDSYVTNFWDHPNSQNLGFCDINGGSSNMNVIGKDGFGYGRGSHDHRTLEMGWNHASSVLKGDNNAFLPNGPAMLPQSLSQFPSDSGFIERAARLSCFGAGNSVDMVNSFGIPQSMNLYARIGGTMQGTGDALLGHGLRSAALGGQSHKSDPNVVEDAKDDKEMTLQDDKRSENLAVSHDEGKQALGGSANESDRAESSGRDDSPMLECTSGEPSNKGLSSKKRKRIGLDADKDKVDGSPEQPGAAVKENSGSRQQKGEQQPTPSTKGSGKNAKQGSQASDSPKEEYIHVRARRGQATNSHSLAERVRREKISERMKFLQDLVPGCSKVTGKAVMLDEIINYVQSLQRQVEFLSMKLATVNPRMDFNIEGLLAKEVSLLILQQRAGTSSAHGFPPELSMAFPPLHPSRPGLIHSTLPSMANSSDILRRTLQPNLAHLSGGFKDPNQLPEVWDDELHNVVQMTFPTSAPPSCQDLDGSAPSGQTKTEP from the exons ATGGGAGACAGAGAGAATTTCGAGGTAGATAGAGACCGGGATCGCGTGAATTATTCGACTAGTATGGCTTCGGATTGGAGGTTTGGTGTTGGGAACTTTGCAAATTCAATGGTGGATTCGTATGTTACAAACTTTTGGGACCACCCCAATTCCCAGAACCTGGGATTTTGTGACATTAATGGGGGCTCTTCGAACATGAACGTGATTGGAAAAGATGGATTCGGCTACGGTAGAGGCAGTCATGATCATAGGACACTAGAAATGGGTTGGAACCATGCTAGTTCTGTGTTGAAGGGTGATAACAATGCTTTCTTGCCTAATGGACCAGCAATGCTTCCTCAGAGTTTATCTCAGTTTCCGAGTGATTCCGGATTCATCGAGAGGGCTGCGAGACTCTCGTGCTTTGGCGCTGGGAATTCCGTGGACATGGTGAACTCATTTGGgattcctcaatccatgaaccttTATGCTAGGATTGGGGGAACAATGCAGGGAACAGGGGATGCTCTTTTAGGACATGGATTAAGATCAGCAGCACTCGGAGGACAATCTCATAAAAGTGATCCGAATGTAGTTGAAGATGCGAAAGATGATAAAGAAATGACTCTCCAGGATGATAAAAGAAGTGAAAATCTTGCAGTGTCTCATGATGAAGGGAAACAAGCTCTTGGTGGTTCTGCTAATGAATCAGATAGAGCCGAATCGAGTGGCCGAGATGATTCCCCAATGTTGGAGTGTACAAGTGGGGAGCCTTCGAATAAGGGACTAAgctcaaagaaaaggaaaagaattgGACTA GATGCCGATAAAGATAAAGTCGATGGAAGTCCTGAACAACCTGGTGCAGCCGTGAAGGAGAATTCCGGGAGTCGACAGCAAAAGGGGGAGCAACAACCAACTCCATCAACCAAGGGGTCCgggaagaatgccaagcagggTTCTCAAGCATCTGATTCACCTAAGGAGGAGTACATACATGTTAGGGCTCGCCGGGGTCAAGCAACAAATAGCCACAGCCTTGCAGAGAGA GTAAGGAGGGAAAAGATCAGCGAGCGTATGAAGTTTCTTCAAGACCTTGTACCTGGATGCAGCAAG GTCACGGGAAAGGCGGTGATGCTAGACGAAATTATAAACTATGTACAGTCTCTTCAAAGACAGGTTGAG TTTTTGTCAATGAAACTTGCCACGGTAAATCCGCGGATGGATTTTAATATTGAGGGATTGCTTGCTAAAGAAGTAAGTCTCTTG ATTCTTCAGCAACGGGCCGGTACTTCTTCCGCGCATGGGTTTCCTCCAGAATTGTCCATGGCTTTTCCGCCATTACATCCATCTCGACCAGGACTTATTCATTCGACTCTTCCTAGCATGGCAAATTCATCGGATATACTTCGGCGGACGCTTCAACCAAATTTGGCGCACTTGAGCGGAGGATTCAAGGACCCAAATCAG CTTCCTGAAGTCTGGGATGACGAGCTTCACAACGTTGTACAGATGACATTTCCGACATCTGCCCCTCCGAGTTGCCAAGACCTGGATG GTTCTGCGCCTTCGGGTCAAACAAAAACTGAACCTTGA
- the LOC127743943 gene encoding transcription factor bHLH49 isoform X2 — protein sequence MGDRENFEVDRDRDRVNYSTSMASDWRFGVGNFANSMVDSYVTNFWDHPNSQNLGFCDINGGSSNMNVIGKDGFGYGRGSHDHRTLEMGWNHASSVLKGDNNAFLPNGPAMLPQSLSQFPSDSGFIERAARLSCFGAGNSVDMVNSFGIPQSMNLYARIGGTMQGTGDALLGHGLRSAALGGQSHKSDPNVVEDAKDDKEMTLQDDKRSENLAVSHDEGKQALGGSANESDRAESSGRDDSPMLECTSGEPSNKGLSSKKRKRIGLDADKDKVDGSPEQPGAAVKENSGSRQQKGEQQPTPSTKGSGKNAKQGSQASDSPKEEYIHVRARRGQATNSHSLAERVRREKISERMKFLQDLVPGCSKVTGKAVMLDEIINYVQSLQRQVEFLSMKLATVNPRMDFNIEGLLAKEILQQRAGTSSAHGFPPELSMAFPPLHPSRPGLIHSTLPSMANSSDILRRTLQPNLAHLSGGFKDPNQLPEVWDDELHNVVQMTFPTSAPPSCQDLDGSAPSGQTKTEP from the exons ATGGGAGACAGAGAGAATTTCGAGGTAGATAGAGACCGGGATCGCGTGAATTATTCGACTAGTATGGCTTCGGATTGGAGGTTTGGTGTTGGGAACTTTGCAAATTCAATGGTGGATTCGTATGTTACAAACTTTTGGGACCACCCCAATTCCCAGAACCTGGGATTTTGTGACATTAATGGGGGCTCTTCGAACATGAACGTGATTGGAAAAGATGGATTCGGCTACGGTAGAGGCAGTCATGATCATAGGACACTAGAAATGGGTTGGAACCATGCTAGTTCTGTGTTGAAGGGTGATAACAATGCTTTCTTGCCTAATGGACCAGCAATGCTTCCTCAGAGTTTATCTCAGTTTCCGAGTGATTCCGGATTCATCGAGAGGGCTGCGAGACTCTCGTGCTTTGGCGCTGGGAATTCCGTGGACATGGTGAACTCATTTGGgattcctcaatccatgaaccttTATGCTAGGATTGGGGGAACAATGCAGGGAACAGGGGATGCTCTTTTAGGACATGGATTAAGATCAGCAGCACTCGGAGGACAATCTCATAAAAGTGATCCGAATGTAGTTGAAGATGCGAAAGATGATAAAGAAATGACTCTCCAGGATGATAAAAGAAGTGAAAATCTTGCAGTGTCTCATGATGAAGGGAAACAAGCTCTTGGTGGTTCTGCTAATGAATCAGATAGAGCCGAATCGAGTGGCCGAGATGATTCCCCAATGTTGGAGTGTACAAGTGGGGAGCCTTCGAATAAGGGACTAAgctcaaagaaaaggaaaagaattgGACTA GATGCCGATAAAGATAAAGTCGATGGAAGTCCTGAACAACCTGGTGCAGCCGTGAAGGAGAATTCCGGGAGTCGACAGCAAAAGGGGGAGCAACAACCAACTCCATCAACCAAGGGGTCCgggaagaatgccaagcagggTTCTCAAGCATCTGATTCACCTAAGGAGGAGTACATACATGTTAGGGCTCGCCGGGGTCAAGCAACAAATAGCCACAGCCTTGCAGAGAGA GTAAGGAGGGAAAAGATCAGCGAGCGTATGAAGTTTCTTCAAGACCTTGTACCTGGATGCAGCAAG GTCACGGGAAAGGCGGTGATGCTAGACGAAATTATAAACTATGTACAGTCTCTTCAAAGACAGGTTGAG TTTTTGTCAATGAAACTTGCCACGGTAAATCCGCGGATGGATTTTAATATTGAGGGATTGCTTGCTAAAGAA ATTCTTCAGCAACGGGCCGGTACTTCTTCCGCGCATGGGTTTCCTCCAGAATTGTCCATGGCTTTTCCGCCATTACATCCATCTCGACCAGGACTTATTCATTCGACTCTTCCTAGCATGGCAAATTCATCGGATATACTTCGGCGGACGCTTCAACCAAATTTGGCGCACTTGAGCGGAGGATTCAAGGACCCAAATCAG CTTCCTGAAGTCTGGGATGACGAGCTTCACAACGTTGTACAGATGACATTTCCGACATCTGCCCCTCCGAGTTGCCAAGACCTGGATG GTTCTGCGCCTTCGGGTCAAACAAAAACTGAACCTTGA
- the LOC107477175 gene encoding putative pentatricopeptide repeat-containing protein At1g68930 — MPPSSSNYYCSLLKVCCEIRNINQLKKLHCLIIKAFVDPETFLLNNIISSYAKLGRIRYARTVFDKMPQPNVYSWNSILSAYSKLGHVSEMENLFVAMPTRDVVSWNSLISGYAGCGSLDQSVKAYNLMLNDGLYHLNRITLSTMLILASDQGCVYLGQQIHGHVVKFGFGCYVFVGSPLVNMYLRMGMVSSARQAFEEVSEKNVVLYNTLLMGLMRCGRIEDSRRLFYDMRERDSISWTTMITGSAQNGLHEEAIDFFREMRLENLEIDQYTFGSVLTACGGLMALQEGKQVHAYIIRTDYKDNIFVGSALVDMYCKCKSIKSAETVFKRMSCKNVISWTAMLVGYGQNGYSEEAVKVFCDMQNFGIEPDDFTLGSVISSCANLASLEEGAQFHGRALVSGLISFLTVSNALVTLYGKCGSLEDSHRLFNEMTFRDEVSWTALVSGYAQFGKADETIRLFETMLAHGLKPDKVTFIGVLAACSRAGLVENGKQIFESMIKEHGITPIQDHYTCMIDLFSRAGRLDEARNFINRMPFGPDGIGWSTLLSSCRFHGNMEIGKWAAESLLELEPHNTACYILLSSIYAAKGEWEEVAKLRKGMRDKGLRKEPGCSWIKYKNQVYIFSADDQSNPFLDRIYSELEKLHDKMIQEGYVPDMNSVLHDVGDSEKLRMLNHHSEKLAIAFGLVFIPPGLPIRVVKNLRVCGDCHNATKYISKITQREILVRDAARFHLFKDGTCSCGDFW; from the coding sequence atgccaCCCTCTTCTTCCAACTACTACTGTTCTTTACTCAAAGTTTGCTGCGAAATCCGCAATATTAACCAACTCAAGAAGCTCCATTGCCTCATAATAAAGGCTTTCGTAGACCCAGAAACATTCTTATTGAATAACATCATCAGCTCTTATGCAAAACTCGGCAGAATCAGATATGCACGTACGGTGTTCGACAAAATGCCCCAACCGAATGTATACTCGTGGAACAGCATTCTTTCTGCGTATTCAAAACTGGGTCATGTTTCTGAGATGGAAAACTTGTTTGTTGCCATGCCAACCCGTGATGTGGTGTCTTGGAATTCCCTTATTTCGGGGTATGCTGGTTGTGGTTCCCTTGACCAATCAGTGAAGGCCTATAACTTGATGTTGAATGATGGGTTGTACCATCTGAATAGGATCACGCTCTCGACGATGCTTATTCTTGCATCTGATCAGGGGTGTGTCTATTTGGGACAGCAGATTCATGGGCATGTGGTGAAATTCGGTTTTGGGTGTTATGTTTTTGTTGGGAGTCCTTTGGTGAATATGTACTTGAGGATGGGAATGGTATCTTCTGCAAGGCAGGCTTTTGAAGAAGTGTCAGAGAAGAATGTGGTTTTGTATAATACTTTGTTGATGGGGCTTATGCGATGTGGTAGGATTGAAGATTCGAGGCGTTTGTTTTATGATATGCGAGAGAGGGATTCGATTTCTTGGACAACAATGATCACAGGGTCTGCTCAGAATGGGTTGCACGAAGAAGCTATTGATTTTTTCAGAGAGATGAGATTGGAAAATCTAGAGATCGATCAGTACACATTTGGAAGTGTGTTAACTGCATGTGGTGGTCTTATGGCTTTGCAAGAAGGCAAGCAGGTTCATGCTTACATAATTAGGACTGATTATAAGGATAATATATTTGTCGGCAGTGCTCTTGTTGACATGTATTGCAAATGCAAGAGTATAAAATCAGCAGAAACGGTTTTCAAGAGGATGTCCTGCAAGAATGTTATCTCTTGGACCGCAATGTTGGTGGGATATGGACAGAATGGTTATAGTGAAGAAGCTGTTAAAGTCTTTTGCGATATGCAAAACTTTGGGATCGAGCCAGATGATTTTACCCTTGGGAGTGTAATTAGCTCATGCGCAAACCTTGCAAGCTTAGAAGAGGGTGCCCAATTTCATGGGAGGGCTCTGGTTTCTGGCCTGATTTCTTTTCTTACTGTTTCCAATGCACTAGTTACATTATATGGGAAGTGTGGGAGCCTTGAAGACTCCCATCGACTTTTTAATGAAATGACCTTCAGAGATGAAGTCTCTTGGACAGCACTTGTTTCTGGATATGCACAGTTTGGTAAAGCCGATGAAACAATCAGGTTATTCGAAACAATGTTAGCACATGGTTTGAAACCCGACAAGGTTACTTTCATCGGGGTTCTTGCAGCTTGCAGTAGGGCAGGACTAGTAGAGAACGGAAAACAGATATTTGAATCGATGATTAAGGAACATGGAATTACGCCAATTCAAGATCATTACACCTGCATGATTGACCTTTTTAGTCGAGCTGGTAGATTAGATGAAGCAAGGAATTTTATAAATAGGATGCCTTTCGGTCCTGATGGAATTGGTTGGTCAACCTTATTAAGTTCATGTAGATTCCATGGGAACATGGAAATTGGCAAGTGGGCTGCTGAGTCTCTCTTGGAATTAGAACCACATAATACTGCATGCTACATCTTACTTTCCAGCATCTATGCAGCCAAAGGGGAATGGGAAGAAGTTGCCAAATTAAGAAAAGGGATGAGAGATAAGGGACTGCGAAAGGAACCAGGATGTAGCTGGATCAAATATAAGAACCAAGTATACATTTTCTCTGCAGATGATCAGTCAAATCCATTTTTGGATCGGATATATTCTGAGCTTGAAAAGTTGCATGACAAAATGATACAAGAAGGATATGTGCCTGATATGAATTCTGTTCTGCATGATGTTGGGGATTCAGAGAAATTAAGAATGCTTAATCATCATAGTGAAAAGCTTGCTATTGCCTTTGGGTTGGTATTTATTCCTCCTGGTCTTCCCATACGAGTAGTTAAAAATTTGAGGGTTTGTGGGGATTGCCACAATGCCACTAAGTATATATCTAAGATCACCCAGAGGGAAATTCTAGTGAGAGATGCTGCCCGGTTCCACTTGTTTAAAGATGGAACGTGTTCTTGTGGAGACTTTTGGTGA
- the LOC127739589 gene encoding uncharacterized protein LOC127739589 isoform X2: MASFSVEEFIGNGVLKELLPNLLEEGWEDVPTLKVMNSEDMDSMNMTQKQKEALGIRTYLHDRGLMQYADKIEACGRSLPELLNLSTIDLSAQFDMKRGHIARFINRTRFSDPHGLQALSARRTSMSYKEDRIPKRLLSNGSNSMMRSNEYSLAEPKIKEGYVFKGIVASEPADPRACGCVQPPPVVDQVAPYSAIENISVQKLTPEYKKASELWRHKPAVFLCLRRPGCIMCRAEAHKLFSQKPIFDALGVQLFAVLHEHIEAEVKDFWPRYWGGVVLFDRGRDFFKALGGGNLLKEKFLTGFLLNPRAISNYKRAKNMGIHQNFKGEGEIKGGLFIVGSGKGGIAYQFIERNFGDWAPLAEVIEICTQMQNQQQG, from the exons ATGGCTTCATTTTCAGTAGAGGAATTCATAGGAAATGGAGTTTTGAAGGAACTGCTTCCTAATTTGTTGGAAGAAGGTTGGGAAGATGTGCCAACCCTTAAGGTTATGAATTCAGAGGATATGGATTCAATGAACATGACACAAAAACAAAAG GAGGCACTTGGAATCAGGACATACCTGCATGATCGCGGACTGATGCAATATGCAGATAAGATAGAGGCCTGCGGGAGAAGTTTGCCGGAGCTTCTCAATTTAAGCACTATAGATCTTTCTGCTCAGTTTGACATGAAGAGGGGTCATATCGCCCGCTTCATAAACAGAACCAGATTCAGTGACCCCCACGGATTACAAGCACTCTCTGCTAGAAGAACCAGCATGAGCTACAAAGAAGATAGGATCCCAAAGCGCCTTTTATCTAATGGCTCCAATAGCATGATGAGATCAAATGAATACTCACTGGCTGAACCTAAGATTAAAGAAGGATATGTCTTCAAAGGGATTGTGGCTAGTGAGCCAGCTGATCCTAGAGCATGTGGCTGCGTGCAACCTCCTCCAGTCGTTGACCAAGTTGCTCCATATTCTGCTATTGAAAATATATCAGTTCAAAAGCTAACACCGGAGTATAAGA AGGCTTCAGAACTATGGAGACATAAACCGGCTGTTTTCCTGTGTCTACGACGACCAGG GTGCATCATGTGTAGAGCAGAAGCACACAAACTTTTCTCCCAGAAGCCAATATTTGATGCACTTGGGGTTCAACTATTTGCTGTTCTTCATGAGCACATAGAGGCAGAG GTAAAAGATTTCTGGCCTAGATACTGGGGAGGTGTTGTACTTTTCGATCGGGGAAGGGATTTCTTCAAAGCTCTTGGAGGGGGCAATCTGCTCAAGGAAAAGTTCCTAACGGGATTTCTGTTGAATCCTCGAGCAATTTCCAATTACAAGCGAGCCAAGAATATGGGAATTCACCAGAACTTCAAAGGCGAAGGCGAAATAAAGGGTGGATTATTCATAGTAGGGAGTGGAAAGGGTGGAATCGCTTACCAATTTATCGAGAGGAACTTTGGTGATTGGGCACCCCTGGCTGAAGTCATTGAGATCTGCACTCAGATGCAG AACCAACAGCAAGGTTAG
- the LOC127739589 gene encoding uncharacterized protein LOC127739589 isoform X1, which translates to MASFSVEEFIGNGVLKELLPNLLEEGWEDVPTLKVMNSEDMDSMNMTQKQKEALGIRTYLHDRGLMQYADKIEACGRSLPELLNLSTIDLSAQFDMKRGHIARFINRTRFSDPHGLQALSARRTSMSYKEDRIPKRLLSNGSNSMMRSNEYSLAEPKIKEGYVFKGIVASEPADPRACGCVQPPPVVDQVAPYSAIENISVQKLTPEYKIGMEPLVKTKTPPMKASELWRHKPAVFLCLRRPGCIMCRAEAHKLFSQKPIFDALGVQLFAVLHEHIEAEVKDFWPRYWGGVVLFDRGRDFFKALGGGNLLKEKFLTGFLLNPRAISNYKRAKNMGIHQNFKGEGEIKGGLFIVGSGKGGIAYQFIERNFGDWAPLAEVIEICTQMQNQQQG; encoded by the exons ATGGCTTCATTTTCAGTAGAGGAATTCATAGGAAATGGAGTTTTGAAGGAACTGCTTCCTAATTTGTTGGAAGAAGGTTGGGAAGATGTGCCAACCCTTAAGGTTATGAATTCAGAGGATATGGATTCAATGAACATGACACAAAAACAAAAG GAGGCACTTGGAATCAGGACATACCTGCATGATCGCGGACTGATGCAATATGCAGATAAGATAGAGGCCTGCGGGAGAAGTTTGCCGGAGCTTCTCAATTTAAGCACTATAGATCTTTCTGCTCAGTTTGACATGAAGAGGGGTCATATCGCCCGCTTCATAAACAGAACCAGATTCAGTGACCCCCACGGATTACAAGCACTCTCTGCTAGAAGAACCAGCATGAGCTACAAAGAAGATAGGATCCCAAAGCGCCTTTTATCTAATGGCTCCAATAGCATGATGAGATCAAATGAATACTCACTGGCTGAACCTAAGATTAAAGAAGGATATGTCTTCAAAGGGATTGTGGCTAGTGAGCCAGCTGATCCTAGAGCATGTGGCTGCGTGCAACCTCCTCCAGTCGTTGACCAAGTTGCTCCATATTCTGCTATTGAAAATATATCAGTTCAAAAGCTAACACCGGAGTATAAGATTGGCATGGAACCATTAGTGAAAACCAAGACTCCTCCAATGAAGGCTTCAGAACTATGGAGACATAAACCGGCTGTTTTCCTGTGTCTACGACGACCAGG GTGCATCATGTGTAGAGCAGAAGCACACAAACTTTTCTCCCAGAAGCCAATATTTGATGCACTTGGGGTTCAACTATTTGCTGTTCTTCATGAGCACATAGAGGCAGAG GTAAAAGATTTCTGGCCTAGATACTGGGGAGGTGTTGTACTTTTCGATCGGGGAAGGGATTTCTTCAAAGCTCTTGGAGGGGGCAATCTGCTCAAGGAAAAGTTCCTAACGGGATTTCTGTTGAATCCTCGAGCAATTTCCAATTACAAGCGAGCCAAGAATATGGGAATTCACCAGAACTTCAAAGGCGAAGGCGAAATAAAGGGTGGATTATTCATAGTAGGGAGTGGAAAGGGTGGAATCGCTTACCAATTTATCGAGAGGAACTTTGGTGATTGGGCACCCCTGGCTGAAGTCATTGAGATCTGCACTCAGATGCAG AACCAACAGCAAGGTTAG
- the LOC107477165 gene encoding DNA-directed RNA polymerase 1, mitochondrial (The sequence of the model RefSeq protein was modified relative to this genomic sequence to represent the inferred CDS: added 78 bases not found in genome assembly) yields MWTYLAKRASSTKFKLPSESFYLPSSSNSRSFSRHSNFLEKIKPGRTQILPGFQFLGFDKVGVFAPRNELGGSSFSFSEEHFGFSKYLRLARYYGSAAEAIESTTDTEDDCPTSNEVQKLLEHMLKEEEKGKAKAQVETKNGSVEGMANYKFKMLRKRQIKVETEAWEEAAKEYQELLDDMREQKLAPNLPYMKSLFLGWFEPLRNAIAADQEYSKRNVHRLSHAPYFNELPAEMMAVITMHKLMGLLMTNSNGVGSARVIQAACQIGEAVEHEAKIYRFMEKTKNTKSANADKPDGGCAPESIETGKLKEEKEKMAKDQKRLRKKVSMLMKKQKQQQVLGIVRGLDASKPWGQEGQVKVGSRLMQLLIESAYIQPPANEIGDAPPDIYPAFKHTLRTVTSDSQSRRYGVIECDPLVLKGLEKTARHMVMPYMPMLVPPINWTGYDKGAYLFLPSYVMRIHGAKQQREAVKRAPRCQEINSIIIYGQALNTLGSTKWRINKRVLNVIDQIWANGGCLADLVDREDVPLPEEPDTEDESEIRKWKWKVKAAKKENNERHSQRCDIELKLAVARKMKDEDGFYYPHNLDFRGRAYPMHPHLNHLGSDLCRGVLEFAEGRPLGKSGLHWLKIHLANLYAGGVDKLSYEGRIAFTENHVNDIFDSADRPLEGNRWWLQAEDPFQCLAACINLSQALRSPNPEATISHMPVHQDGSCNGLQHYAALGRDKLGAAAVNLVCGDQPADVYSGIAARVLEIMKRDAEKDPKTNPNALHAKRLISQVDRKLVKQTVMTSVYGVTYIGARDQMKRRLKERCAIEEDSELFAAACYAAKTTLTALEEMFEAARSIMGWLGDCAKVIATTNQAVRWTTPLGLPVVQPYRQLGRHLIKTSLQILTLQRETDKVMGKRQRTAFPPNFVHSLDGSHMMMTAVACKKAGLNFAGVHDSYWTHACDVDDMNRILREKFVELYEAPVLENLLESFEKNFPTLKFPPLPERGDFDLREVLESPYFFN; encoded by the exons ATGTGGACCTACTTAGCGAAGCGAGCTTCCTCAACCAAGTTCAAGCTACCCT CCGGCAGGACCCAGATACTACCAGGGTTCCAGTTTTTGGGTTTCGATAAAGTTGGAGTCTTTGCACCGAGAAACGAACTGGGTGGATCCAGTTTTTCGTTTTCTGAGGAACACTTTGGTTTTTCTAAGTACTTGAGGTTAGCTAGATATTATGGTAGCGCTGCTGAGGCTATTGAATCCACTACTGATACGGAAGATGATTGTCCCACTTCCAATGAGGTTCAGAAATTGTTGGAGCATATGttgaaggaagaagagaagggaAAAGCAAAAGCCCAAGTGGAAACGAAGAACGGTAGTGTTGAAGGCATGGCTAACTACAAGTTCAAGATGCTTCGGAAGAGGCAGATAAAGGTAGAGACTGAGGCATGGGAAGAGGCAGCTAAAGAGTATCAG GAGCTATTGGATGACATGCGTGAGCAGAAGCTTGCACCCAATCTGCCTTACATGAAATCGTTATTCCTTGGTTGGTTTGAGCCTTTGAGGAATGCAATTGCTGCTGACCAAGAGTATTCCAAACGCAATGTGCATAGGTTGAGCCATGCTCCTTATTTCAATGAGTTGCCTGCAGAGATGATGGCTGTGATCACAATGCACAAGTTGATGGGGTTGTTGATGACCAACAGTAATGGAGTAGGCAGTGCCAGAGTGATCCAAGCTGCTTGTCAAATAGGTGAAGCCGTTGAACACGAG GCAAAGATATACAGATTTATGGAGAAGACAAAAAACACGAAGAGTGCAAATGCCGACAAGCCTGATGGAGGATGTGCTCCTGAATCCATAGAAACGGGCAAACTgaaggaagagaaagagaaaatggCTAAGGACCAGAAGAGACTCAGGAAAAAGGTTTCCATGTTGATGAAAAAACAGAAGCAGCAGCAAGTGTTGGGAATTGTTCGGGGTCTAGATGCTTCAAAGCCTTGGGGACAGGAAGGTCAAGTAAAG GTTGGTTCCCGTTTGATGCAATTGTTAATAGAATCAGCTTACATTCAACCGCCTGCTAATGAAATTGGAGATGCTCCACCAGATATATACCCTGCATTTAAGCATACTCTTAGAACTGTGACAAGTGATTCTCA GAGTAGGAGATATGGTGTTATTGAATGTGACCCACTGGTGCTCAAGGGCCTTGAGAAGACT GCTAGGCATATGGTCATGCCCTACATGCCAATGCTGGTTCCGCCTATTAACTGGACAGG GTATGACAAAGGAGCATACTTGTTTTTGCCATCATATGTTATGAGAATACATGGAGCAAAACAGCAACGTGAAGCAGTTAAACGGGCTCCGAGGTGTCAAGAAATTAATTCTATTATCATTTATGGTCAGGCCCTTAATACTCTTGGCAGCACCAAATGGAGGATAAACAAAAGGGTGCTCAATGTTATAGATCAAATATGGGCTAACGGGGGATGTCTTGCTGACTTGGTGGATCGGGAAGAT GTTCCCCTTCCAGAAGAACCAGATACAGAGGATGAATCAGAAATCCGAAAATGGAAGTGGAAGGTCAAAGCTGCCAAGAAGGAGAATAATGAGAGACATTCACAACGATGTGACATTGAGCTTAAACTTGCC GTTGCACGAAAGATGAAGGATGAAGATGGCTTCTATTATCCTCACAATCTTGATTTCCGTGGGCGTGCATATCCCATGCACCCACATTTGAACCATCTTGGTTCTGATCTATGTCGAGGTGTACTCGAGTTTGCAGAGGGGCGACCTCTGGGAAAGTCGGGATTGCACTGGTTGAAAATACATCTGGCAAATTTGTATGCTGGTGGTGTGGACAAGTTATCTTATGAGGGTCGAATAGCATTTACCGAGAACCACGTGAATGATATATTTGATTCTGCAGACAGACCACTAGAAGGAAATCGTTGGTGGTTGCAAGCAGAGGATCCTTTTCAGTGTTTGGCAGCATGTATCAATCTCTCTCAAGCATTGAGAAGCCCCAATCCTGAGGCTACAATTTCTCATATGCCTGTGCACCAG GATGGTTCTTGCAATGGCTTACAACACTATGCAGCACTTGGCAGGGACAAG tTGGGAGCTGCTGCGGTTAATCTTGTTTGTGGAGACCAGCCTGCAGATGTGTATTCGGGCATTGCTGCCAG AGTTCTAGAAATAATGAAGAGGGATGCAGAGAAAGATCCTAAAACTAATCCCAATGCATTGCATGCTAAGCGTCTGATCAGCCAG GTGGACCGAAAATTGGTTAAACAGACAGTGATGACTTCAGTCTATGGAGTAACTTATATTGGGGCCCGAGACCAGATGAAACGTAGGCTAAAGGAGCGTTGTGCCATTGAGGAGGATTCGGAGCTGTTTGCTGCTGCTTGCTATGCCGCAAAA ACAACTCTCACTGCCTTAGAGGAGATGTTTGAGGCTGCAAGAAGTATCATGGGCTGGCTAGGTGATTGTGCTAAG GTGATAGCTACCACAAACCAAGCGGTTCGGTGGACTACTCCCCTCGGGCTTCCTGTAGTACAACCGTACCGACAATTAGGAAGACATCTT ATCAAGACTTCCCTTCAGATATTGACATTACAACGTGAGACTGACAAG GTCATGGGTAAAAGGCAGAGAACAGCTTTTCCACCGAATTTCGTTCACTCTCTTGATGGTTCTCACATGATGATGACTGCAGTTGCTTGTAAAAAAGCAGGGTTGAACTTTGCAG GGGTGCATGATTCGTATTGGACGCATGCATGTGATGTTGATGATATGAACAGGATACTTAGGGAGAAGTTCGTCGAACTCTATGAGGCTCCAGTATTAGAAAAT TTGCTTGAGAGTTTTGAGAAGAATTTCCCAACCTTGAAGTTTCCTCCCTTACCGGAGCGAGGAGACTTCGATCTTCGAGAGGTTCTGGAGTCtccttattttttcaattag